The following coding sequences are from one Xiphophorus couchianus chromosome 7, X_couchianus-1.0, whole genome shotgun sequence window:
- the fap gene encoding dipeptidyl peptidase 4 produces the protein MGFSNRLVLGVIGAAVVITLITIPAVYYSRSGASKRPFTLQDYFNDTIRKKSYNLYWMSDKEYVHKETDGNVYLHNAETKDKDLYLSNATFKKVDATDYWLSGDHKYIAFESNYTKNFRHSYSASYSIYDMTKSTFVTPASLPRMVQYFSFAPEGNQYAYVSNFNIFLNSNVTAESVQLTTNGKKNEILNGIPDWIYEEEVFASNGAIWWSSTGRFLAYAQFNDTEVQKVEFSWYGSEQYPETVAIPYPKAGSNLTKVKLFVVDTANPTLHSQLALPASMAGSDHILCSVTWATDERVAVQWLTRKQNHVVVAIYDFDGSSWREKEKFEQTSKTGWIGHYMPLPIFFAEDKLSFYKVMSDTQGYKHIHYIKNGKATPITSGKWEVIYISKLTKDAIYFVSNQHERNPVKRNLYKIMLGSSPSTPMCLTCGLHEDRCQYNSAYLSVDASFYRMDCYGPGLPLYTLMDNRGSGAGTELSILEDNKDLENLLSEFQMPTMKYGTVKIAGFDMWYQMMLPPDFQKSKKYPLLIDVYAGPCSQSVSYQNKLNWGTYLSSSLGIIVASVDGRGSGYQGDEIMHAIYKHLGTFEVEDQMSAVRKFIDMGFIDKDRIAIWGWSYGGYVTSMALGAGTGLFKCGIAVAPVAKWDYYDAVYTERYMGKPSENSDSYKNSTVTSRAKNFKKVAYLLIHGTADDNVHFQQAAQISKALVEELVDFEAMWYTDKDHSLRGQAYHHTYTLMSHFLQKCLLKPE, from the exons ATG GGCTTCAGCAACAGGCTGGTTTTGGGAGTGATAGGGGCGGCTGTCGTCATCACGTTAATAACAATCCCAGCAGTTTATTACAGCA GATCCGGAGCCAGCAAAAGGCCATTCACTCTTCAGGATTACTTTAATGACACCATCagaaagaaatcctacaatttGTACTGGATGTCGG ATAAAGAGTATGTGCATAAAGAAACAGATGGAAATGTGTACCTTCACAATGCTGAAACAAAGGACAAGGATCTGTATCTGAGCAATGCAACATTT AAAAAAGTGGATGCCACTGATTACTGGTTGTCAGGGGATCATAAATATATTGCCTTCGAAAGCAATTACACTAAG AACTTTAGACATTCCTATTCTGCCTCATATTCCATCTACGACATGACAAAATC AACATTTGTAACACCAGCGAGCCTTCCACGCATGGTGCAGTACTTTAGCTTTGCACCAGAAGGAAACCAATAT GCATATGTCTcaaacttcaatatttttttaaactccaatGTAACTGCTGAGTCAGTGCAGCTGACAACCAATGGGAAAAAGAATGAAATCCTCAATGGCATTCCTGACTGGATATATGAGG AGGAAGTCTTTGCTTCAAACGGGGCAATATGGTGGTCCTCAACAGGAAGATTTTTGGCTTATGCACAGTTTAACGATACAGAAGTTCAAAAAGTGGAGTTCTCTTGGTACGGATCAGAGCAATATCCTGAAACAGTGGCTATTCCTTATCCAAAG GCTGGATCAAACCTTACCAAAGTGAAGCTGTTTGTCGTTGACACCGCAAATCCCACCCTCCATTCACAGCTCGCTCTTCCTGCTTCCATGGCTGGAAG TGATCACATTTTGTGCTCAGTGACCTGGGCAACAGACGAACGCGTCGCTGTGCAATGGCTCACAAGGAAACAGAATCATGTGGTTGTAGCCATCTATGACTTTGATGGGAGCAgctggagagagaaagag AAATTTGAGCAAACAAGCAAGACAGGTTGGATTGGCCAT TATATGCCACTGCCTATTTTCTTTGCTGAGGATAAACTCAGTTTCTACAAAGTAATGAGTGACACTCAAGGCTACAAACATATtcattacataaaaaat gGCAAAGCCACACCAATTACATCTGGAAAATGGGAAGTTATTTATATATCAAAATTAACCAAGGATGCCAT ATATTTTGTAAGTAATCAGCATGAAAGAAACCCTGTCAAGAGAAATCTTTACAA gATTATGCTTGGAAGCAGTCCCTCAACCCCCATGTGCCTCACCTGTGGCTTACATGAAGACAGGTGTCAGTACAACTCAGCTTACTTAAGCGTTGACGCCTCCTTCTACCGAATGGACTGCTATG GACCTGGATTGCCCCTTTACACACTTATGGACAACAGGGGCTCAGGTGCAGGAACAG aactaTCAATTTTGGAAGACAATAAGGATCTGGAAAATCTTCTGTCTGAATTTCAAATGCCAACAATGAAATATGGCACCGTAAAGATTGCAGGATTTG ATATGTGGTATCAAATGATGTTGCCACCAGATTTCCAGAAGTCCAAAAAATATCCTCTCCTTATTGATGT GTACGCTGGCCCCTGTAGTCAGAGTGTAAGCTATCAGAACAAGCTGAACTGGGGAACGTACCTCTCCAGTTCGCTCGGAATCATCGTCGCCAGTGTTGACGGCAGGGGAAGCGGTTATCAGGGTGATGAGATAATGCATGCAATCTACAAACACCTCGGGACCTTTGAAGTGGAAGATCAAATGTCAGCAGTGAG GAAATTCATCGACATGGGTTTTATTGACAAAGATAGAATTGCAATATGGGGCTGG tcatATGGTGGTTATGTCACCTCAATGGCTTTGGGTGCTGGCACTGGACTCTTCAAGTGTGGGATTGCCGTGGCCCCAGTAGCCAAGTGGGACTATTATG ATGCAGTTTACACTGAGCGCTACATGGGTAAACCATCAGAGAATTCAGACTCTTACAAA AACTCCACAGTCACATCAAGAgcaaagaactttaaaaaggTTGCCTATCTCCTTATTCACGGCACAGCAGACG ACAATGTCCATTTCCAGCAGGCTGCACAGATCTCCAAAGCTCTGGTGGAAGAACTTGTGGATTTTGAGGCAATG TGGTACACTGACAAGGATCACTCTCTCAGGGGACAAGCCTATCATCATACATACACCCTCATGAGTCACTTTCTGCAGAAATGCCTCCTCAAACCTGAATAG